In Pogoniulus pusillus isolate bPogPus1 chromosome 2, bPogPus1.pri, whole genome shotgun sequence, the following are encoded in one genomic region:
- the ASNSD1 gene encoding asparagine synthetase domain-containing protein 1 produces MCGICCVVTLCSKHVIHHFLNEDLLCCLRRRGPDSSKQLIKTVSDLSYKCLFYGHVLHLRGPVTPQPVEDANSNVFLWNGEIFGGVHVGNLENDTEVMFRHLALCSSEADILSLFSSLRGPWSFVYYQASRHTLWFGRDYFGRRSLLWRFSDEADSTLCLASVSVQSESGNQWQEVPASGIFKIDLKACAATKSLSLTLFPWKYSCTEKAAVEGFINVLDQVSKDLPNHIRLVMNESELFLTAPVIPLNKTISGASGECPDTDSSNITHVVSVETLQGFLAEEHRRKLVHEFTDVLNEAVKRRVLSLVRGKDENTRELPSTSSRKAYVGVLFSGGIDSMVIAALADKHVPSGEPIDLLNVAFMAKEQAKQKSPTKICASLQVQLDLVCHREGCQDLDAKSAVPLSCFDVPDRITGRAGLKELEAINPSRTWNFVEINVTLEELKKMRQECIHHLIYPLDTVLDDSIGCAIWFASRGEGFISNQGQLKPYKSPAKVVLSGIGADEQLAGYSRHRVCFKKYGLEGLNKELEIELGRISSRNLGRDDRIIADHGKEARFPFLDEDVVSFLSSLPISEKADLTLPRGVGEKLILRLAAKELGLAASTILPKRAVQFGSRIAKLESSREKAADICSRLKLLSVEEL; encoded by the exons ATGTGTGGTATTTGTTGTGTTGTCACGTTGTGTAGCAAACATGTCATTCATCACTTCCTTAATGAagatctgctctgctgtctTAGAAGAAGAGGACCAGACAGCAGCAAACAATTGATAAAAACTGTGTCTGACCTCTCTTACAAATGTCTGTTTTATGGCCACGTTCTTCACTTGAGGGGACCGGTGACTCCTCAGCCTGTGGAAGATGCCAATAGCAACGTTTTTCTTTGGAATGGAGAGATTTTCGGTGGAGTGCACGTGGGAAATCTAGAGAATGACACTGAGGTGATGTTTCGTCATCTTGCGTTATGCAGTAGTGAAGCAGAcattttgtcactcttctcATCGCTTCGGGGTCCCTGGTCTTTTGTTTATTACCAAGCATCTAGACACACTTTATGGTTTGGCAGAGATTATTTTGGTCGTCGTAGTTTGCTTTGGCGCTTCAGTGATGAGGCTGACAGTACTCTCTGTCTCGCATCTGTGAGTGTTCAGTCTGAATCAGGTAACCAGTGGCAAGAAGTCCCAGCATCGGGGATTTTCAAAATTGATCTCAAAGCTTGTGCAGCAACTAAATCTTTgtctttgacactgtttccATGGAAGTACAGCTGtacagagaaagcagcagtggaagGATTCATTAATGTTCTGGACCAAGTTTCAAAAGACTTACCAAACCACATACGTCTCGTGATGAATGAATCAGAACTGTTTCTCACAGCACCCGTTATCCCGTTGAATAAAACAATTTCCGGAGCTTCAGGTGAATGTCCAGACACTGATAGTAGCAATATTACCCACGTGGTTTCTGTAGAAACCCTTCAAGGATTTCTTGCAGAGGAGCACCGGAGAAAATTAGTCCATGAGTTTACTGATGTGCTTAATGAAGCAGTGAAGAGACGGGTTTTGTCTCTTGTTAGAGGGAAAGATGAAAACACAAGAGAGCTTCCAAGCACATCTAGCAGGAAGGCATACGTTGGAGTGCTGTTTTCTGGCGGCATTGATTCCATGGTGATTGCGGCCCTTGCTGATAAACATGTGCCTTCAGGGGAGCCAATTGATCTTCTTAATGTAGCTTTTATGGCCAAAGAACAGGCTAAGCAAAAAAGCCCCACTAAaatctgtgccagcctgcaagTACAGCTGGATTTGGTTTGTCATCGAGAAGGGTGTCAAGATCTTGATGCTAAAAGTGCTGTTCCCTTGTCTTGCTTCGATGTTCCTGACAGGATCACTGGTAGGGCTGGACTGAAAGAATTGGAAGCCATTAACCCTTCAAGAACCTGGAACTTTGTGGAAATCAATGTTACACTGGAGGAACTAAAAAAAATGAGACAAGAATGCATTCATCACTTGATTTATCCACTGGATACAGTATTAGATGACAGCATTGGCTGTGCAATTTGGTTTGCTTCCAGAGGGGAGGGTTTTATTAGTAACCAAGGACAGCTGAAGCCGTACAAAAGTCCTGCAAAG GTTGTGCTTTCAGGAATTGGAGCAGATGAACAGCTTGCTGGTTACTCTCGACATCGTGTTTGCTTCAAAAAGTATGGCTTAGAGGGCCTGAATAAAGAACTTGAAATTGAGTTGGGTCGCATTTCTTCCAGAAATCTTGGCAGAGATGACAGGATTATTGCTGATCATGGAAAAGAAGCCAG atttCCTTTTCTTGATGAAGATGTGGTTTCATTCCTCAGTTCTCTGCCCATCTCAGAAAAAGCTGACTTGACTTTACCTCGAGGAGTCGGTGAGAAGCTGATTCTGCGCCTTGCAGCCAAGGAGCTTGGCCTTGCAGCATCCACCATTCTGCCCAAGAGGGCTGTACAGTTCGGATCTCGAATTGCAaaactggagagcagcagagaaaaagcaGCTGACATCTGTAGCAGACTGAAGTTATTGTCAGTAGAAGAATTATGA
- the ASDURF gene encoding ASNSD1 upstream open reading frame protein isoform X1, with amino-acid sequence MSARSAQEEEEEKEGESEIVRLRHKEELSRKIKEQKVVVDELSNLKKNRKVYKQQPNSNIFFLVDRTETLSQCKNILDDLKKTHQEMENSEKTKIKN; translated from the exons ATGTCGGCCCGCTCGGctcaggaagaggaagaggagaaggagggcgAGAGCGAGATCGTGAGGCTGCGCCACAAGGAGGAGCTGAGCCGGAAG ATTAAAGAGCAGAAGGTTGTAGTTGATGAGCTTTCTAATTTGAAGAAGAACCGG AAAGTTTATAAGCAGCAACCCAATAGCAACATATTCTTCCTTGTAGACCGAACAGAAACGCTGTCTCAGTGCAAAA ACATATTAGATGACTTAAAGAAGACACATCAGGAGATGGAAAATTCAGAAAAGACTAAAATCAAGAATTAG
- the ASDURF gene encoding ASNSD1 upstream open reading frame protein isoform X2, with protein MSARSAQEEEEEKEGESEIVRLRHKEELSRKKVYKQQPNSNIFFLVDRTETLSQCKNILDDLKKTHQEMENSEKTKIKN; from the exons ATGTCGGCCCGCTCGGctcaggaagaggaagaggagaaggagggcgAGAGCGAGATCGTGAGGCTGCGCCACAAGGAGGAGCTGAGCCGGAAG AAAGTTTATAAGCAGCAACCCAATAGCAACATATTCTTCCTTGTAGACCGAACAGAAACGCTGTCTCAGTGCAAAA ACATATTAGATGACTTAAAGAAGACACATCAGGAGATGGAAAATTCAGAAAAGACTAAAATCAAGAATTAG